CTTCAACATGGGGGCGATGGAGAACAAGGGTCTCAACGTCTTCAACGACCGCTACGTGCTGGCCGACCCGGACGTCGCCACGGACCAGGACTATGCCGGCATCGAGACCGTCATCGCCCACGAATATTTCCACAACTGGACCGGCAACCGGATCACCTGCCGCGACTGGTTCCAGCTCTGCCTGAAGGAGGGCCTCACCGTCTTCCGCGACCAGGAGTTCACCTCCGACGAGCGCTCCCGGGGGGTGAAGCGGATCGCGGACGTGCGGCGGCTGCGCGCGGCGCAGTTCCCGGAGGACGCCTCGCCGCTGCGCCACTGCGTGCGGCCGAACAGGTACGACGAGATCTCGAACCTCTACACCTCGACCGTCTACGACAAGGGCGCCGAGCTCATCCGCATGATCCACACCATGATCGGCGAGCCCCGCTTCCGCGCCGGGATGGACGACTACTTCGCCCGCTTCGACGGCACCGCGGCGACGGTCGAGGACTTCATCGGCTGCTTCTCGATCCCCGATCCGGGCGCCTTCATGCGCTGGTACGAGGAGCCGGGTACGCCCCGCGTCAAGGTCGCGGAGGCCTTCAAGGACGGGCGCTACACCCTCGAGCTGACGCAGGTTCCGGCCGAGGGCGCCTCCGTGAAGCCGATTCCGGTGCGCCTCGCGCTGCTCACCGACACCGGTGCCATCGACCCGGCGAAGGCGACCGTGACGGGCGGCGAGATCGGCACCGGCCACATCGTCCTCACCGACAGGGTGACGGTGACGGTCAACCGCCTCAACGCGGCGCCGATCGCCTCGGTGATGCGGGGCTTCTCGGCGCCGGTCACCATCGAACGCGCACCCGACGAGGCGCGCGACCTGACCCTCATCGCCAAGGACGACGACCCGTTCACGGTGTGGGACGCGGTGCAGCGCCTGGCGCTGTCGGCGATGCAGGCCCGCTATGACGGCGCCGCCATCGACGAGACGCCGCTCGCGGCCGCGCTCGGCACGCTGGCGGCGAACGCCGGCCATGAACCCGCCTTCCGCGCGCTCGCGCTCATCCTGCCGACGCGCCAGGCGCTCATCGAGGCGATCGGCCAGAACGTCGACCCGGACCGCGTCGACACCGCCCACCAGGGCCTCGGCGCCTCGCTCGGCGAGAAGATGCGGGACGTCCTCGCCAGGCTCCACGGCGCCCCGCTGCCGCCGGCGGACGACGTCTCCGCCGACGCCGCGGGCCAGCGCGCGCTGCGCAACGCGGCGATGCAGCTTCTGGCGTCCGCCGGCGACACGGGCCGCGCCATGGCGCAGGCGAAGAACGCGACGTCCATGACCGACCGCCTCGCCGCGCTCGGCGCTCTCGCCTTCACCAATGCCGGCGAGGCGGACGAGGCGCTCGCCACCTTTGCCCGGGAGTACGACCACGAGCCGCTGGTGCTCGACAAGTACTTCGCGATGGAGGCGATGCGCCCGGATGCGGAGGCGCTCGACCGGGTGCGGCGGCTGATGGAGCACCCGAAGTTCAGCCTCAAGACGCCGAACCGCGTGCGCAGCCTGATCGGCGCGTTCGCGCAGAACGTCGCCGCGTTCCACCGGGCCGACGGCTCCGGCTACCGCCTCGTGGCGGAGGTCGCGAAATCGCTCGACAAGTCGAACCCGCAGGTGGCGGCCCGGCTGCTGACGTCCTTCTCGGACGTGCGCCGGTTCGACGCCCCGCGGCGCGAGGCGGCGGCCGACGTCCTCGCGGACGTCCTGCAGACCGCGACGTCGTCGGACGTGGTCGACATCGCCCGGCGCCTGACCGCTAAGGGTTGAGGGGAGTAAGGCCCCGGGGCGACGTGTCGGCGCCGACCCATGCGCCCGATCCGGGGCCCCTGCCCGCCGCCCGGCATGCAGGCGTCCGGGACGGCCCCGATCAGCGATCTCCCCCTGGCCCCGGGCGCAGGGACCGGGCCGACCTCCGCCCTGCGCATGCCACGGGACCGGAAGGGCGTGCGCCCCGGCCCGCGACTGCCGGTCCTCTCCGCTCCAGACCGTGACCGGCGACGGGTGCGCCCGTAGGCCCTATGACGCGCGCCGGGGGCGCAGTGCCCCGGCAACCCCGCGCGGGGACGGCGCCTTGACCTTCGCCTTCGCTCCGCCACGCTGCACCCCGAGCGTGTCGTAGACCGTTTCGGGCTCCAGCAGCGTGTACTGCCTCGAACCCGCGGTCCGGACGCTCTTGAACTCCAGGAACACCTCGCGCTGGACGAGGCCTTTGACGGTCGCGATCGTCTTGTAGGTGATGATCCGGGGCTCCTTCGGGCTGAAGATCGTGACCTCGGCGTTCACCTCCCGCAGCAGCAGGAGGCTGTGGAACGCCGACCCGATGAAGCCCGCGATCTGCGACGCGCCGGCGAGCGTCTCGAGCTGGCTGGCGATGGTGTGCTGCTCGGGGTGGTAGATCTCCCATCCGTCCGCGGAGAGGACGTCTTCGATCTCCACTTCGTTGGCGAACGACTTCAGCTTCTCCGGCAGGGCGCTGCGGGAGAGCCAGAGCTTCGGCCCGCCGGGCCGCCAGCCGCTGCGCGGTGTGTACTGGCCGAGGAACCTGGCGTGCTCGGCGTTGAGCATGTGGCGCATCACGCATCCCGGATCGGGGACATGGAGCGTCTCGACGACGGTGGGCTGCGTGACCTTCAGGCTCTGATTGCGAATGCCGAGGAGCTCGAGGACGGCAGTCTGATAAGGCGCGAGCGGCGACAGGCGGCACCAGAGGAGCGGCAGCTCCGGGCGTTGCCTCGCGTACCAGAGGTGGGTGCAGGACTCGAGAATGAAGTGCCCGAACAGCGGCGAGACATACCCTGCGAAGATGTGCTCGCCGTCGAGCCGCGCCTCCGGCCCGTAGGGGGCGGGCGGCGGATGCACCAGGCGTTGCCCGGCCCGGTGGATGGCGGCGGGCTCGACGTCCCGGTGGTCCCTGTCCACGACGCCGCCAAGTTGATGCCCGCCACCCGGACGCCGGAAGGGGAATACCGTGGCTTCCGGGTACGTATTCACAAAAATTTCGTGAGCCATGACACCCTCAATTGAACAAATTCGAACAACCGTGGATCGGATCAGACGCACAGGGCCCGTTCCGGGTGCTGGAAAACAGCGGACCACACGCCGATGCGCTATGGATGCATGGGCGCGGCGCGGGCCAGACACGTCATCGCACCTGCGATGACTATGCTTCACCCTCCATTCGACATTCGAGACGGAGGAGATCGCTGTGATGACTGAAGGCGCGGCGTTCTCGAACGAGCGCAGGCAAATGTCGGGAAATGTTCATCCAAGGCAGCCCCGTCAATAATCCGGACAACTGGTTGGTCGCACACACTGAATTCGCCGTCGTCAGAATTGACGGGCGGCTCTGCACTTCGCGCAATGCCTCTATTGACCGGAATTGCGCTGAAATTCACGCAAACGACACTCGAACGACAAGCAATTCAAACTCTGCTTGCCAAAATCGACACATTTGATGCGATTTTGAGCCTGAAAGTCGGCAACGCATCGTAGAACGACAGAACAACTACCGAGATAGTGGAACTTATAATGCAACCAAGGTCAACCGATATTCGGGAACACCCGCCGCGACCGTCTGGACGAACGGTCCGACCACGCCGCATGACCCGACCGCCGCCGCCGTCGCCTCCCTCCCCCGCACGGACCCCCGTCGCGCGGGCATGGCGGATCTGTGCTCGAAAGGTGTCGCGGAGCCGCCGGCCGGACGGCTCCCCCGGGCGCGGCGGCCAACTCCGCACGGGAGAGGCAAGAACGAAGCCTTAACATCACTTGGACAAGCTGCGTACGGCGCCTACACTGCGCTGAGTCGGATGAGACGTCGGGGCACGATGGCAACGCGGTTGCAACCGAGCGATGGCGGACAGCGGCCGGTTGCGCCGCCGGCCGCCAACGTGGCGATTGAGGCGGCAAGCGCCCGCCAGACTGCCGGGACCCGCGGGCCGGCAGCCGCGGGCGTGCGTCCGCGCCCCGCCACACCCCCGACCCGCCCGGCCAAATCCCGCAGCGACCAGCGCCCGCAGGACCTCGTCGTCCGCCTCGAGGACGCGAAGGCCAACGCCAACGAGGCGGCGCCCTCCGACCAGTTCGTCGAGGACGACGGGGGCGAGCCGACGCTGCTGCGCACCCCCGGCATGTCCGCCCGGTCCGACACGCCGCGCGAGCAGCCGGGACCCGACGCGCCCCGCACCCGGACCGATCCCAAGCGCCGCGTCGACACCGCGCGCAGCGCGCGCCGGCCGGAGATGAACGGCCACGTCCGCCTCATCGCGACGCCGAACTACGGCCAGCTCCTCGCCCGCGAACCCCTGCTGCGCAAGGCGATCCCGTTCCTGACGATCATCTTCGTCCTCGTCATCGCGGCCTACCGGATCGCCATCACGCTCGACCACCGCGCCCGCGACGTGGCGCAGGCCCAGGGCGAGCTGACCCTCGTCGCCTCCGCGATGGCCTCCGAGATGGCCCGCCGCGCCGACAGCAGCGACGCCCCCCTGACCGACATCTTCGCCTTCAGCCTGCCGGACCGCGCGACCCAGGACGGCCGTCAGATCGCCCTCCTCGAGAACGGGCGGATCACCGCGACCTCCCCGTTCCGCAGCGAGCTGATCGGCAAGCCCGTCGCCACCATCCTCGGCGAGAACCAGCCGATGACCACCTTCGGCGCCCGCGCCGGCGTCATGGAGGTGGAGACCGCATTCGGCACCCAGTTCGCCACGGTCCACCACATCGAGGACCAGACCGGCTCCGTCGCGGTGACACAGGCCAAGCAGCAGGTGCTGACGGCCTGGCGCGAGGAGATGAGCACCAACGCCGTCCTCTTCATGACGACG
This genomic window from Acuticoccus sediminis contains:
- the pepN gene encoding aminopeptidase N, with the protein product MRTDTGKTVFLKDYAPTPYRAPHTSLMFALHPTRTVVRATTLYEPVGGGPLELAGDGLSLMAAELDGAPLDESAYEATPDRFVLKAPPAEPFALTLVTVVSPDDNTELMGLYRSNGVYCTQCEAEGYRRITYAYDRPDVLSVYDVFVVSDAEGEQVLLSNGNLVDRKVSGGRLTAHWHDPFPKPTYLFALVAGDLGAVTDEFTTMSGRKVELNIYVERGKEPRATYAMDALKRSMVWDETRFGREYDLDVFNIVAVSDFNMGAMENKGLNVFNDRYVLADPDVATDQDYAGIETVIAHEYFHNWTGNRITCRDWFQLCLKEGLTVFRDQEFTSDERSRGVKRIADVRRLRAAQFPEDASPLRHCVRPNRYDEISNLYTSTVYDKGAELIRMIHTMIGEPRFRAGMDDYFARFDGTAATVEDFIGCFSIPDPGAFMRWYEEPGTPRVKVAEAFKDGRYTLELTQVPAEGASVKPIPVRLALLTDTGAIDPAKATVTGGEIGTGHIVLTDRVTVTVNRLNAAPIASVMRGFSAPVTIERAPDEARDLTLIAKDDDPFTVWDAVQRLALSAMQARYDGAAIDETPLAAALGTLAANAGHEPAFRALALILPTRQALIEAIGQNVDPDRVDTAHQGLGASLGEKMRDVLARLHGAPLPPADDVSADAAGQRALRNAAMQLLASAGDTGRAMAQAKNATSMTDRLAALGALAFTNAGEADEALATFAREYDHEPLVLDKYFAMEAMRPDAEALDRVRRLMEHPKFSLKTPNRVRSLIGAFAQNVAAFHRADGSGYRLVAEVAKSLDKSNPQVAARLLTSFSDVRRFDAPRREAAADVLADVLQTATSSDVVDIARRLTAKG
- a CDS encoding glycosyltransferase 61 family protein, with translation MDRDHRDVEPAAIHRAGQRLVHPPPAPYGPEARLDGEHIFAGYVSPLFGHFILESCTHLWYARQRPELPLLWCRLSPLAPYQTAVLELLGIRNQSLKVTQPTVVETLHVPDPGCVMRHMLNAEHARFLGQYTPRSGWRPGGPKLWLSRSALPEKLKSFANEVEIEDVLSADGWEIYHPEQHTIASQLETLAGASQIAGFIGSAFHSLLLLREVNAEVTIFSPKEPRIITYKTIATVKGLVQREVFLEFKSVRTAGSRQYTLLEPETVYDTLGVQRGGAKAKVKAPSPRGVAGALRPRRAS